One window from the genome of Salvia splendens isolate huo1 chromosome 9, SspV2, whole genome shotgun sequence encodes:
- the LOC121748804 gene encoding uncharacterized protein LOC121748804 isoform X2: MDMDSTVLEHKADGDQPPPYASMVDPFLVEALQNPRHRLTILRMELDIQKFLQNSDLQQFEFPHFPTSYLRLAAHRVAQHYGVQTMVQENVSDGQGIRILVIKKPESKFPAVCLSDVPAKESENDKLDQIKIVIRPRPKASSNDLNELGHKCNPVRTVEERKEEYDRARARIFSSPSNSEAEEALPWAASDGTNTAVDDTEVSRDLGLDWERRNCSMEGGNFSRVAIFRDREKDRIDPDYDRSYDRYVKSIPTGQSFRMAPFSLQSFQPPFVQYDSVFPQMGQMPPPQASLNYRIPVMSPYCAVGSSQNSRDALYMPFPMHTMMYAQSYDQMRHASFQAPFCQQPLSFDYSQNHR; this comes from the exons ATGGATATGGATTCGACTGTTTTGGAGCACAAGGCTGACGGGGATCAACCGCCGCCTTACGCTTCCATGGTGGATCCTTTTCTCGTCGAGGCGCTTCAGAATCCTCGCCATCGTCTTACTA TTTTGCGGATGGAACTCGATATACAGAAGTTCTTGCAAAACAGTGATCTACAGCAGTTCGAGTTTCCTCACTTCCCGACTTCATACCTTCGTCTTGCCGCCCACCGTGTTGCTCAACACTATGGTGTGCAAACCATGGTTCAGGAAAATGTTTCGGATGGCCAAGGAATCAGAATTTTGGTTATAAAGAAGCCAGAGTCCAAGTTCCCTGCAGTCTGCTTGTCAGATGTTCCTGCAAAAGAGTCGGAAAATGATAAACTTGATCAGATCAAGATTGTCATTAGACCAAGGCCTAAAGCTTCCTCTAATGACCTCAATGAACTTGGCCATAAATGCAATCCAGTAAGAACTGTGGAAGAGAGGAAGGAAGAGTATGACAGAGCAAGAGCTCGTATTTTCAGCAGCCCTAGTAATTCTGAAGCAGAAGAGGCATTGCCTTGGGCTGCTTCAGATGGGACGAACACCGCTGTTGATGACACTGAAGTTTCAAGAGACTTGGGTTTGGATTGGGAAAGAAGGAACTGCAGCATGGAAGGTGGAAATTTTTCGAGAGTTGCAATTTTTAGAGATAGGGAGAAGGACCGCATTGATCCTGATTATGATCGCAGTTATGACAG ATACGTCAAGAGCATCCCCACTGGTCAGAGTTTCAGGATGGCACCTTTTAGTTTGCAAAGTTTTCAGCCTCCATTTGTCCAGTATGACTCTGTCTTCCCACAGATGGGTCAGATGCCGCCTCCTCAAGCTTCCCTCAACTACAGGATCCCAGTGATGAGCCCTTATTGTGCCGTAGGATCAAGTCAGAATTCTAGGGATGCATTGTATATGCCCTTTCCAATGCATACCATGATGTATGCTCAGTCATATGATCAAATGCGGCATGCCTCTTTTCAG GCCCCCTTCTGTCAGCAGCCTCTAAGTTTTGATTACTCCCAGAACCATCGATAA
- the LOC121748804 gene encoding uncharacterized protein LOC121748804 isoform X1, translated as MDMDSTVLEHKADGDQPPPYASMVDPFLVEALQNPRHRLTILRMELDIQKFLQNSDLQQFEFPHFPTSYLRLAAHRVAQHYGVQTMVQENVSDGQGIRILVIKKPESKFPAVCLSDVPAKESENDKLDQIKIVIRPRPKASSNDLNELGHKCNPVRTVEERKEEYDRARARIFSSPSNSEAEEALPWAASDGTNTAVDDTEVSRDLGLDWERRNCSMEGGNFSRVAIFRDREKDRIDPDYDRSYDRCRYVKSIPTGQSFRMAPFSLQSFQPPFVQYDSVFPQMGQMPPPQASLNYRIPVMSPYCAVGSSQNSRDALYMPFPMHTMMYAQSYDQMRHASFQAPFCQQPLSFDYSQNHR; from the exons ATGGATATGGATTCGACTGTTTTGGAGCACAAGGCTGACGGGGATCAACCGCCGCCTTACGCTTCCATGGTGGATCCTTTTCTCGTCGAGGCGCTTCAGAATCCTCGCCATCGTCTTACTA TTTTGCGGATGGAACTCGATATACAGAAGTTCTTGCAAAACAGTGATCTACAGCAGTTCGAGTTTCCTCACTTCCCGACTTCATACCTTCGTCTTGCCGCCCACCGTGTTGCTCAACACTATGGTGTGCAAACCATGGTTCAGGAAAATGTTTCGGATGGCCAAGGAATCAGAATTTTGGTTATAAAGAAGCCAGAGTCCAAGTTCCCTGCAGTCTGCTTGTCAGATGTTCCTGCAAAAGAGTCGGAAAATGATAAACTTGATCAGATCAAGATTGTCATTAGACCAAGGCCTAAAGCTTCCTCTAATGACCTCAATGAACTTGGCCATAAATGCAATCCAGTAAGAACTGTGGAAGAGAGGAAGGAAGAGTATGACAGAGCAAGAGCTCGTATTTTCAGCAGCCCTAGTAATTCTGAAGCAGAAGAGGCATTGCCTTGGGCTGCTTCAGATGGGACGAACACCGCTGTTGATGACACTGAAGTTTCAAGAGACTTGGGTTTGGATTGGGAAAGAAGGAACTGCAGCATGGAAGGTGGAAATTTTTCGAGAGTTGCAATTTTTAGAGATAGGGAGAAGGACCGCATTGATCCTGATTATGATCGCAGTTATGACAG ATGCAGATACGTCAAGAGCATCCCCACTGGTCAGAGTTTCAGGATGGCACCTTTTAGTTTGCAAAGTTTTCAGCCTCCATTTGTCCAGTATGACTCTGTCTTCCCACAGATGGGTCAGATGCCGCCTCCTCAAGCTTCCCTCAACTACAGGATCCCAGTGATGAGCCCTTATTGTGCCGTAGGATCAAGTCAGAATTCTAGGGATGCATTGTATATGCCCTTTCCAATGCATACCATGATGTATGCTCAGTCATATGATCAAATGCGGCATGCCTCTTTTCAG GCCCCCTTCTGTCAGCAGCCTCTAAGTTTTGATTACTCCCAGAACCATCGATAA